A part of Vigna radiata var. radiata cultivar VC1973A chromosome 11, Vradiata_ver6, whole genome shotgun sequence genomic DNA contains:
- the LOC106777326 gene encoding nudix hydrolase 18, mitochondrial-like, with protein sequence MACLVSRTGREMQRYNSTGGRQIVGCIPYRYKDIDGNLSNELEVLVVSSQKGQTLMFPKGGWELDESIEEAAYRESLEEAGVTGIVEHELGQWSFISKRHGTYYEGHMFPLLVKEELDLWPEKDLRRRTWMCVDEAREVCDHWWMKEALDILVERLTLQKNRNI encoded by the exons ATGGCTTGCTTGGTATCTCGAACGGGAAGGGAGATGCAGAGGTACAACAGTACTGGTGGCAGACAAATTGTCGG TTGCATACCTTACAGATATAAAGACATTGATGGCAATCTGAGCAATGAATTGGAGGTGCTTGTGGTTAGTTCACAAAAAGGCCAAACATTAATGTTTCCAAAG GGAGGATGGGAACTCGATGAATCTATAGAAGAAGCAGCTTACAGGGAGTCCTTAGAAGAAGCAGGAGTTACTGGGATAGTTGAG CATGAATTAGGTCAATGGAGCTTCATTAGCAAAAGACATGGAACATACTATGAAGGTCACATGTTTCCTTTGTTAGTCAAAGAAGAGCTTGACTTGTGGCCTGAAAAGGATCTTAGAAGAAGAACATGG ATGTGTGTTGATGAAGCTCGAGAAGTTTGTGACCATTGGTGGATGAAGGAAGCATTAGACATCCTTGTTGAACGACTCACTTTacagaaaaatagaaacatttaa
- the LOC106777327 gene encoding uncharacterized protein LOC106777327 — protein sequence MTVVAPTNPTSTPSLPPTLTPRQQLAASLGWLYGGVFHLARTAHRRIMDSASLRGDSSQLYRTIRVFFVVVIVLLGFELIAVVYASRFHFRDLPRLKIXXTRLLKQSPILWSRLDSEKVLVPLLKLGQPGLLRRMGLLVTYGKLSRAVIL from the exons ATGACAGTTGTGGCCCCAACAAACCCCACATCCACACCATCACTGCCACCAACCCTAACACCCCGTCAGCAGCTCGCCGCCTCGCTTGGTTGGCTCTACGGCGGCGTCTTCCACCTCGCCCGCACTGCGCATCGTCGGATCATGGACTCAGCGTCGCTGCGGGGCGACTCGTCGCAGCTCTACCGCACGATCCGCGTCTTCTTCGTGGTGGTGATTGTGCTCTTGGGGTTCGAGCTCATCGCCGTCGTTTACGCCTCCAGATTTCACTTTCG GGACCTGCCCAGGCTCAAAATCTNANGGACTCGCTTGCTGAAGCAAAGTCCGATATTGTGGTCAAG ATTGGACTCAGAAAAGGTTCTTGTTCCTTTGCTGAAGCTCGGGCAGCCGGGTTTACTGAGGAGAATGGGACTCTTGGTGACATATGGGAAACTGTCTCGGGCAGTGATCTTGTGa